Proteins encoded together in one Kingella oralis window:
- a CDS encoding TrmH family RNA methyltransferase: MPPIQSPQNPQLKHLAKILTATKHRREHRQAALEGAHLLAAYLDAGNTPQQVYIPEPKLRQPETATLAARLPENRITPVAPHLLQKISSLDHADDIISLIALPCPAPPAREDCIVLDAVQDAGNVGTVLRSAAAAGIRHVVLGAGCADAYSPKVLRAGMGAHFALTLHERVNLRDWLAGYPHRTLATALTEHNNFSLYELDLRPPSAWIFGNEGSGVSPDILAAADATVKIPMQGAVESLNIAQAATICLFEQMRQRLAS; encoded by the coding sequence ATGCCGCCCATCCAATCCCCGCAAAACCCCCAGCTCAAACACCTCGCCAAAATCCTAACCGCCACTAAGCACCGCCGCGAACACCGGCAAGCCGCGCTGGAAGGCGCGCACCTGCTCGCCGCCTATTTAGATGCAGGCAACACGCCGCAGCAGGTATACATCCCCGAGCCGAAATTGCGGCAGCCTGAAACCGCCACGCTCGCCGCAAGGCTGCCTGAAAACCGCATCACCCCCGTCGCCCCCCATTTGTTGCAAAAAATCAGCAGTCTGGACCACGCCGACGACATCATCAGCCTCATCGCCCTGCCCTGCCCCGCGCCGCCCGCCCGCGAAGACTGCATCGTGTTAGACGCGGTGCAAGACGCAGGCAACGTGGGCACGGTGCTGCGCAGCGCGGCGGCGGCAGGCATCCGCCATGTGGTGCTGGGCGCGGGCTGCGCCGATGCCTATTCGCCCAAAGTGTTGCGCGCGGGCATGGGCGCGCATTTTGCGCTCACGCTGCACGAGCGCGTGAATTTGCGCGACTGGCTGGCAGGCTACCCCCACCGCACGCTCGCCACCGCGCTGACGGAACACAACAATTTTTCGTTGTACGAATTGGATTTGCGCCCACCATCCGCATGGATTTTCGGCAACGAAGGCAGCGGCGTGTCGCCAGACATTCTTGCCGCCGCCGATGCCACGGTCAAAATCCCCATGCAAGGCGCGGTGGAATCGCTCAACATCGCCCAAGCCGCCACCATCTGCCTGTTTGAACAAATGCGGCAACGCTTGGCATCCTGA
- the trkA gene encoding Trk system potassium transporter TrkA, translating to MKILILGCGQVGSAIAEELATMPNNDVTIVDTNEQALKNIASRLDVQTLVGNAASPVLLEQAGAPDTDMLLALTRSDETNLVACKLAATLFNIPQRIARVRNSAYQEYGETDQDPDTLSASLKAFDITDSIHPEHLLTEHIAGLLSYVRALQVLPFAHDKVRMVVAEAKAEDWLVGKSLVQINAQLGETLDCQISAIYRNTRLIVPQPETVIEEGDEIAFMVDSKHMAAVMYVLFEYNQSNHRVMIAGGGNVGFRLAKKMEHKFNIKIIEEDAQRAEWLAEQLDNTLVLYGSATDESLLTREYINEIDVFCALTNDDENNIMAGLLAKNLGAKRVISVINRARYVDLLTGNQLDIIVSPHQITIGSVLAHVRRGDIAAIYPLRRGAAEVIEAVVHGDRATSSLVGRRVDEVKWPSTCHIAAIVRGDEVIMGRHHDQILADGDRLVLFVSRRRISRELEKLIQVKMGFFG from the coding sequence GTGAAAATCCTGATTTTAGGCTGCGGACAAGTCGGCTCCGCCATTGCCGAAGAACTCGCCACCATGCCCAACAACGACGTAACCATCGTTGATACCAATGAACAAGCGTTGAAAAACATCGCCAGCCGCTTGGATGTGCAAACGCTGGTGGGCAACGCCGCCTCGCCCGTGCTGCTAGAACAAGCAGGCGCGCCCGACACCGATATGCTGCTCGCGCTCACCCGCAGCGACGAAACCAACCTTGTTGCCTGCAAACTTGCCGCCACGCTGTTCAACATCCCGCAGCGCATCGCCCGCGTGCGCAATTCCGCCTACCAAGAATACGGCGAAACCGACCAAGACCCCGACACCCTATCCGCCAGCCTCAAAGCCTTTGACATCACCGATTCCATCCACCCCGAGCATCTGCTCACCGAACACATCGCAGGCTTATTAAGCTATGTACGCGCCCTGCAAGTGCTGCCCTTTGCCCACGACAAAGTGCGCATGGTGGTCGCCGAAGCCAAAGCCGAAGACTGGCTGGTGGGCAAAAGCCTCGTGCAAATCAACGCCCAGCTGGGCGAAACCCTCGACTGCCAAATCTCCGCCATCTACCGCAACACGCGCCTGATTGTGCCGCAGCCTGAAACCGTCATCGAAGAAGGCGACGAAATCGCCTTTATGGTTGATTCCAAACACATGGCGGCGGTGATGTATGTGCTGTTTGAATACAACCAATCCAATCATCGCGTGATGATTGCGGGCGGCGGCAACGTGGGCTTTCGGCTGGCAAAAAAAATGGAACACAAGTTCAACATCAAAATCATTGAAGAAGATGCCCAACGCGCCGAATGGCTTGCCGAGCAGCTAGACAACACGCTGGTATTGTACGGCTCTGCCACCGATGAAAGCCTGCTCACGCGCGAATACATCAACGAAATTGACGTGTTTTGCGCCCTAACCAACGACGATGAAAACAACATCATGGCAGGCCTGCTCGCCAAAAACCTCGGCGCAAAACGCGTCATCAGCGTCATCAACCGCGCCCGCTATGTGGATTTGCTCACCGGCAACCAGCTGGACATCATCGTTTCGCCGCACCAAATCACCATCGGCAGCGTGCTCGCCCATGTGCGCCGCGGCGACATCGCCGCCATCTATCCCCTGCGGCGCGGCGCGGCGGAAGTCATCGAAGCCGTTGTGCACGGCGACCGCGCCACCTCATCGCTGGTGGGACGGCGCGTGGACGAAGTCAAATGGCCCTCCACCTGCCACATCGCCGCCATCGTGCGCGGCGACGAAGTCATCATGGGGCGGCACCACGACCAAATCCTTGCCGACGGCGATAGGCTGGTGCTGTTCGTTTCCCGCCGCCGCATCTCGCGCGAGTTGGAAAAGCTCATCCAAGTGAAAATGGGCTTTTTCGGCTGA
- a CDS encoding LysR family transcriptional regulator has product MTESIIELRHLRTLLALEETGSVSLAAQRVFLTQSALSHQLRVLEIYFDTPLFERKTSPIRFTPAGERLLKLGHELLPRVAAAERDLMQIVQGEAGELRIAVECHTCFDWLMPAMGVFRPQWPQVELDIVSGFQADPVALLLSHRADFAIVSEAAPQAGVAYQPLFAYEMVGICAPDHPLANKPVWQAEDFMDETLITYPVPDDMLDLLKKVLLPRGINPKRRNSELTITIVQLVASKRGVAALPYWAVMPYVEKNYVVHRPIGEKPLQSELYAAMREEDSERAYINDFCTIIRQESFANLPALSVLAM; this is encoded by the coding sequence ATGACGGAAAGCATTATTGAACTGCGCCATTTGCGCACTTTGCTGGCGTTGGAAGAAACGGGCAGCGTTTCCCTTGCCGCGCAACGGGTGTTTTTAACCCAATCGGCGCTGTCGCACCAGCTTCGCGTGTTGGAGATTTATTTTGACACGCCGCTGTTTGAGCGCAAAACCTCGCCGATTCGTTTCACGCCGGCGGGCGAGCGGCTGCTGAAACTGGGGCATGAACTGCTGCCGCGCGTGGCGGCGGCGGAGCGGGATTTGATGCAGATTGTGCAAGGCGAGGCGGGCGAATTGCGCATTGCAGTGGAATGCCACACTTGTTTTGATTGGCTGATGCCTGCGATGGGCGTGTTTCGCCCGCAATGGCCGCAGGTGGAATTGGATATTGTGTCGGGCTTTCAGGCCGACCCTGTTGCGCTGCTGTTATCCCATCGCGCAGATTTTGCCATTGTGTCGGAAGCTGCGCCGCAAGCGGGGGTGGCGTATCAGCCGTTGTTTGCTTACGAAATGGTGGGTATTTGCGCGCCCGACCATCCGCTTGCCAACAAGCCTGTGTGGCAGGCGGAGGATTTTATGGATGAAACGTTGATTACCTATCCCGTGCCCGATGATATGCTGGATTTGTTGAAAAAAGTGCTGCTGCCGCGTGGCATCAACCCCAAGCGGCGCAACAGCGAGCTCACGATTACCATTGTGCAACTGGTTGCCAGCAAGCGTGGCGTGGCGGCGTTGCCTTATTGGGCGGTGATGCCGTATGTGGAGAAAAATTATGTGGTGCATCGCCCGATTGGCGAAAAGCCTTTGCAAAGCGAGCTTTACGCGGCGATGCGCGAGGAAGACAGTGAGCGCGCGTATATCAACGATTTTTGCACGATTATTCGGCAAGAGAGTTTTGCCAATTTGCCTGCGTTGAGCGTGTTGGCGATGTGA
- a CDS encoding phosphatidylglycerophosphatase A family protein — protein MAKQKPAFAVTWTWLWQRPVCFVGFGFGTGLAPKAPGTVGTLPAVLIAGLLLGCGMSKLMLGWLCVALFFIGIWICDATERALGVHDYGGIVWDEIVAMMLIYACVPQGLGWWAVSFAVFRFFDAVKPPPIKWFDQRVSGGLGVMLDDLIAAVLSIAVVWLLVWLC, from the coding sequence ATGGCAAAACAAAAACCTGCTTTTGCGGTTACTTGGACATGGCTGTGGCAACGCCCTGTGTGTTTCGTTGGATTTGGCTTTGGCACGGGGCTTGCTCCCAAAGCGCCGGGCACGGTGGGCACGCTGCCTGCGGTGTTGATTGCGGGGCTGCTGTTGGGCTGCGGGATGAGCAAGCTGATGCTGGGCTGGCTGTGTGTTGCGTTGTTTTTCATCGGCATTTGGATTTGCGATGCTACCGAGCGCGCGCTGGGGGTGCATGATTATGGCGGGATTGTGTGGGATGAGATTGTGGCGATGATGCTGATTTATGCGTGCGTGCCGCAGGGATTGGGCTGGTGGGCGGTTTCGTTTGCGGTGTTTCGCTTTTTTGATGCGGTGAAGCCGCCGCCGATTAAGTGGTTTGACCAGCGCGTGAGCGGGGGGCTGGGCGTGATGCTGGATGATTTGATTGCGGCGGTGTTGAGCATTGCGGTGGTTTGGCTGTTGGTTTGGCTGTGTTGA
- a CDS encoding SDR family oxidoreductase, with protein MAILITGASAGFGAAMCRAFVQAGYPVIGAARRADKLAALQSELGFMFQPLEMDVSDKNSVNIALASLAQLPEAFHSIDCLINNAGLALGLDPAHQASFEDWETMVQTNVLGLIYLTRQVLPQMVERNRGYIINIGSIAGTYPYAGGNVYGATKAFVRQFSLNLRADLAGKNIRVTNVEPGLCGGTEFSNVRFKGDEERVNKLYENVDYLRAEDIAHTALWLYQCPAHMNVNAIEIMPVAQTFAAHTVTRKTAPEDNTADNAVAHNADNQAQPKGLFGKLASLFK; from the coding sequence ATGGCAATTCTGATTACAGGCGCATCCGCAGGCTTTGGCGCAGCCATGTGCCGCGCATTCGTGCAAGCAGGTTATCCCGTTATCGGCGCAGCCCGCCGCGCAGACAAACTCGCCGCCTTGCAAAGCGAACTTGGCTTTATGTTCCAGCCGCTAGAAATGGACGTGAGCGACAAAAATTCCGTCAATATCGCCCTCGCCAGCCTTGCCCAGCTTCCCGAAGCCTTCCACAGCATAGACTGCCTAATCAACAACGCAGGGCTTGCCCTCGGGCTAGACCCCGCCCACCAAGCCAGCTTTGAAGACTGGGAAACCATGGTGCAAACCAACGTGCTCGGGCTGATTTACCTAACCCGCCAAGTGCTGCCGCAAATGGTGGAACGCAACCGCGGCTACATCATCAACATCGGCTCCATCGCAGGCACCTACCCCTACGCAGGCGGCAACGTGTACGGCGCAACCAAAGCCTTCGTGCGCCAATTCAGCCTTAATCTACGCGCCGATTTAGCAGGCAAAAACATCCGCGTAACCAATGTTGAACCAGGCTTATGCGGCGGCACCGAATTTTCCAACGTCCGCTTCAAAGGCGACGAAGAGCGCGTGAACAAACTCTATGAAAACGTGGATTACCTGCGCGCCGAAGACATCGCCCACACCGCGCTATGGCTCTACCAATGCCCTGCGCACATGAACGTCAACGCCATAGAAATCATGCCCGTTGCCCAAACCTTTGCCGCCCACACCGTAACGCGCAAAACCGCGCCAGAGGACAATACTGCTGACAACGCTGTCGCCCACAACGCCGACAACCAAGCCCAACCCAAAGGTTTGTTTGGTAAGCTGGCATCGTTGTTTAAATAA
- a CDS encoding oxidative damage protection protein, with protein sequence MARMVHCIKLGKEAEGMKFPPLPNALGKRIFENISQEAWDAWTRHQTMLINENRLSLADPRAREYLTQQMESYFFGDGADKVQGYVPIEEPK encoded by the coding sequence ATGGCTCGCATGGTTCATTGCATCAAACTCGGCAAAGAAGCCGAAGGCATGAAATTCCCCCCGCTGCCCAACGCGCTGGGCAAACGCATTTTTGAAAACATCTCCCAAGAAGCATGGGACGCATGGACGCGCCATCAAACCATGCTCATCAACGAAAACCGACTCAGCCTCGCCGACCCCCGCGCCCGCGAATACCTCACACAACAAATGGAAAGCTATTTCTTTGGCGATGGCGCAGACAAAGTGCAAGGCTACGTTCCCATTGAAGAACCCAAATAG
- the acpP gene encoding acyl carrier protein, which produces MSVEQKVKSIVAEQLGVAESEVKNESSFQDDLGADSLDTVELVMALEEAFGCEIPDEDAEKLTTVQAAIDYVNSKQA; this is translated from the coding sequence ATGTCAGTTGAACAAAAAGTTAAAAGCATCGTAGCCGAGCAACTAGGCGTGGCCGAAAGCGAAGTGAAAAACGAATCATCATTCCAAGACGACTTGGGCGCAGATTCGCTGGACACCGTAGAACTGGTCATGGCTTTGGAAGAAGCCTTTGGTTGCGAAATCCCCGATGAAGACGCAGAAAAACTCACCACCGTTCAAGCTGCGATTGATTACGTTAATTCCAAACAAGCGTAA
- the fabF gene encoding beta-ketoacyl-ACP synthase II, which yields MTQRRVVITGLGQVSPVGNDVPSAWQNLLAGKSGIGKITRFDAGDIACQIAGEVKDFDVTQYIPPKEARRMDAFIHYGIAGAMQAIADARLDEFAELDKDRVGVNIGSGIGGLPAIEATANTVAAGGARKINPFFIPSSLINLIAGHVTILKGYRGPSYGIVSACTTSAHAIGDSMRMIQYGDADVMIAGGAEGAVCTLGIGGFAAMKALSTRNDDPAAASRPWDKDRDGFVMGEGAGVLVLEELEHAKRRGATIYAEIVGFGASSDAYHITAPNMEGPALALSRAFKDAKLQPSEVDYINAHGTSTPLGDANETNAIKSVLGEHAKKVLISSTKSMTGHLLGAAGGVEAVYSVLAIRDQIAPPTINLVNQDFEAGCDLDYCANAARKANIRVAASSSFGFGGTNGTLVFKRYED from the coding sequence ATGACTCAACGACGCGTTGTTATCACAGGTTTAGGACAAGTATCGCCCGTGGGCAATGACGTGCCCAGCGCGTGGCAAAACCTGCTGGCAGGCAAAAGCGGCATCGGCAAAATCACCCGATTTGACGCTGGCGACATCGCTTGCCAAATTGCAGGCGAAGTGAAAGATTTTGATGTAACCCAATACATCCCGCCCAAAGAGGCCCGTCGCATGGATGCCTTTATCCACTACGGCATCGCAGGTGCGATGCAAGCCATCGCTGATGCCCGTTTGGACGAGTTTGCCGAGTTGGATAAAGACCGCGTGGGCGTAAACATTGGTTCGGGCATCGGTGGTTTGCCCGCGATTGAAGCCACCGCCAACACCGTTGCCGCAGGCGGCGCGCGCAAAATCAACCCCTTTTTCATCCCCAGCTCGTTGATTAACCTGATTGCGGGGCACGTTACCATCCTAAAAGGCTATCGCGGCCCCAGCTACGGCATTGTGTCTGCCTGCACCACCAGCGCGCACGCCATCGGCGATTCCATGCGGATGATTCAATACGGCGATGCCGACGTGATGATTGCGGGCGGCGCAGAAGGCGCGGTGTGCACACTGGGCATCGGCGGATTTGCCGCCATGAAAGCCTTGTCCACCCGCAATGATGACCCTGCCGCCGCGTCCCGCCCGTGGGACAAAGACCGCGATGGTTTTGTGATGGGCGAAGGCGCAGGCGTGTTGGTGCTGGAAGAGCTGGAACACGCCAAACGGCGCGGCGCAACCATTTACGCCGAAATCGTGGGTTTTGGCGCAAGCTCGGATGCCTACCACATCACCGCGCCCAATATGGAAGGCCCCGCGCTGGCGTTATCCCGCGCGTTCAAAGATGCCAAGCTGCAACCGAGCGAAGTGGATTACATCAACGCGCACGGCACATCCACGCCATTGGGCGATGCCAACGAAACTAACGCGATTAAATCGGTGTTGGGCGAACACGCGAAAAAAGTGCTGATTAGCTCTACCAAATCCATGACAGGACATTTGCTCGGCGCAGCGGGCGGCGTGGAAGCCGTTTACAGCGTGTTGGCGATTCGCGACCAAATCGCGCCGCCTACGATTAACTTGGTTAATCAAGACTTTGAAGCAGGCTGCGATTTGGATTATTGCGCCAACGCAGCGCGCAAAGCCAATATCCGCGTGGCGGCATCCAGCTCGTTCGGCTTCGGCGGCACCAACGGCACGCTGGTGTTTAAGCGCTACGAGGATTGA
- a CDS encoding YbhB/YbcL family Raf kinase inhibitor-like protein, whose translation MKTRFYIAMLMGLTVLPIAASAEGKFSVQVGGLQNGHFAQRHLLSEAYGFGCTGGNIAPTISWKNAPKGTKSFVLTMYDKDAPTGLGWMHWVVANIPAHVHTLPENQPLPQGALQTRTDGGTAGFMGACPPKGQNHRYEITVTAVDVATLPNITADATPALVGFFANAHALGKAKVTVRQAR comes from the coding sequence ATGAAAACAAGGTTCTATATCGCTATGCTGATGGGTTTGACCGTGCTTCCCATCGCAGCCTCTGCGGAAGGCAAATTTTCGGTGCAAGTGGGCGGCTTGCAAAACGGGCATTTCGCCCAACGCCATTTGTTAAGCGAAGCCTATGGTTTTGGCTGCACGGGCGGTAATATCGCGCCCACTATTTCGTGGAAAAATGCGCCCAAAGGCACAAAAAGTTTCGTGCTGACGATGTACGACAAAGACGCGCCCACAGGCTTGGGCTGGATGCATTGGGTGGTTGCCAATATTCCCGCCCATGTGCATACGCTGCCTGAAAACCAACCTTTGCCACAAGGCGCGCTGCAAACGCGCACCGATGGCGGCACAGCGGGTTTTATGGGCGCATGTCCGCCCAAAGGGCAGAACCACCGCTATGAAATCACCGTTACCGCCGTGGATGTGGCAACCTTGCCCAATATCACCGCCGACGCCACGCCCGCGCTGGTGGGCTTTTTCGCCAACGCACACGCGCTGGGCAAAGCCAAAGTTACCGTGCGCCAAGCGCGATAG
- a CDS encoding helix-turn-helix transcriptional regulator, translating to MPTIRHFACAQYLETGSVLQHKKLSFAQSQFAQPMIVRVLHGRKTLRYAGGELTATTGQWLLIAGGQSFDVLNEPDAAQGYRSEWLMLGDEWVAQFFAQHPSRETLDLARVLRPDAAWDEAFLRVVQGVQTRLPETVLAARTMELLAWLAQAGAVFNPHSAQRLSKQIRQLIAQDMAASWQIADVAQRLGMSEATLRRRLANEGASFRELLGNIKMMRALTLLQTSPLGVAQVAYAVGYESPARFAAKFRAHFGCTPSDVRKAA from the coding sequence ATGCCCACCATTCGTCATTTTGCCTGCGCCCAATATTTAGAAACGGGCAGCGTGTTGCAGCATAAAAAACTTTCATTCGCCCAATCGCAGTTTGCCCAGCCGATGATTGTGCGCGTGTTGCATGGGCGTAAAACGTTGCGCTACGCGGGCGGCGAATTGACTGCAACGACAGGACAATGGCTGCTGATTGCGGGCGGGCAGTCGTTTGACGTGTTGAACGAACCCGATGCGGCGCAGGGTTATCGCTCGGAGTGGCTGATGTTGGGCGATGAATGGGTGGCGCAGTTTTTCGCGCAACACCCTTCGCGCGAAACGCTGGATTTGGCGCGTGTGTTGCGCCCCGATGCGGCGTGGGATGAAGCGTTTTTGCGCGTGGTGCAGGGCGTGCAGACGCGGCTGCCTGAAACGGTTTTGGCAGCGCGGACAATGGAACTGCTGGCTTGGCTGGCGCAAGCTGGGGCGGTGTTCAATCCGCATTCGGCGCAGCGTTTAAGCAAGCAGATACGCCAACTGATTGCGCAGGACATGGCGGCAAGCTGGCAGATAGCGGATGTGGCGCAACGGCTTGGCATGAGCGAGGCAACGCTGCGGCGGCGGTTGGCAAACGAAGGCGCGTCTTTCCGCGAACTGTTGGGCAACATCAAAATGATGCGCGCCCTCACGCTGTTGCAAACGTCGCCGTTGGGCGTGGCGCAGGTGGCGTATGCAGTGGGCTATGAAAGCCCTGCGCGGTTTGCGGCGAAGTTTCGCGCGCATTTTGGCTGCACGCCAAGCGATGTGCGCAAGGCAGCCTGA